A stretch of the bacterium genome encodes the following:
- a CDS encoding sulfite exporter TauE/SafE family protein produces MTQVLYVILGVVAGMASGLIGIGGGIIVVPCLIYIFGFSQHAAQGTTLAMLIPPIGLLAAWAYYKQGYANIPVAGLICLGFVLGGYFGAKLAIGFPEVILRKIFGVCLLAIAGYMIIK; encoded by the coding sequence ATGACACAAGTGCTATATGTAATTCTTGGAGTAGTTGCAGGAATGGCAAGCGGATTAATCGGAATAGGTGGTGGTATTATAGTTGTGCCATGCCTTATTTATATTTTTGGTTTTTCTCAACACGCGGCACAAGGAACTACTTTGGCGATGTTGATACCGCCTATAGGATTGCTTGCGGCTTGGGCTTATTACAAACAAGGGTACGCCAATATTCCGGTAGCAGGATTAATATGCCTGGGTTTTGTGTTAGGAGGCTATTTTGGGGCTAAGTTAGCTATTGGTTTTCCTGAAGTTATTCTGCGCAAAATCTTCGGTGTTTGCCTTTTGGCGATTGCCGGCTATATGATAATTAAGTAG
- the tnpA gene encoding IS200/IS605 family transposase — MARYWRGAHTRHKLQYHLVWVPKYRKRVLRGKIAYRLKKLLYAACKINRWWIGKLNIQNDHVHLLIQLQASDSIADAVQILKGGTSRVIRKEFPELEEFLWGDSFWSDGYFAESVGHVDEEVIKKYIDEQSK; from the coding sequence ATGGCCAGATATTGGAGAGGCGCGCATACAAGGCACAAACTGCAATACCATTTGGTATGGGTGCCTAAGTATCGAAAAAGGGTATTACGGGGCAAAATAGCCTATCGTTTGAAAAAGTTACTCTATGCTGCCTGTAAGATAAACCGTTGGTGGATAGGTAAGTTAAATATTCAAAACGACCATGTGCATCTGCTGATACAGTTGCAGGCAAGCGATAGTATCGCTGACGCAGTCCAGATATTGAAAGGCGGAACAAGCAGGGTAATCCGCAAGGAGTTTCCGGAGTTGGAAGAGTTCTTATGGGGCGATAGCTTCTGGTCGGATGGCTATTTTGCTGAATCAGTAGGTCATGTCGATGAGGAAGTCATTAAAAAGTACATCGATGAGCAAAGTAAATAA
- the lgt gene encoding prolipoprotein diacylglyceryl transferase — MKELISWWSHIPEHINPIFLKIGIIQVHYYGLMYLLAFLIVYLLVLYRLKTENIGLKKEAISNYFTWLILAVLIGGRLGYVLFYDLFYYLKHPLEIFLPFDINNGFQYTGLYGMSYHGALIAIIIATVVFCRKYKLNFWLLADLLAPAVPLGYTFGRLGNFINGELYGRVTTVSWGMFFPLDLTHQLRHPSQLYETLFEGVILFIILWSVRKKIRIPGGLFSLYLIGYGVIRFFLEFFRQPDQQLGFVVGYLTMGQILCLIMAIGGLILLIKQHKFDLDRRP; from the coding sequence ATGAAAGAATTGATTAGTTGGTGGAGCCATATTCCTGAGCATATTAATCCTATTTTCCTAAAAATAGGCATTATTCAGGTGCATTACTACGGGTTAATGTATCTGTTGGCTTTTCTTATCGTATATTTGCTAGTTCTGTATAGGCTCAAAACAGAAAATATAGGACTCAAGAAAGAAGCTATATCCAATTATTTTACATGGTTGATCCTGGCGGTTTTAATTGGCGGTAGATTAGGTTATGTTTTGTTTTACGATTTATTTTATTACCTTAAACATCCTTTAGAGATATTTTTACCGTTTGATATTAATAACGGTTTCCAATATACTGGCCTTTATGGGATGAGCTATCATGGCGCGCTCATAGCAATAATTATTGCAACAGTTGTTTTTTGTCGTAAATATAAACTTAATTTCTGGTTACTTGCGGATTTATTAGCTCCCGCTGTCCCTCTAGGGTATACTTTTGGCAGATTAGGTAATTTTATTAACGGCGAACTGTACGGCCGCGTTACCACAGTATCATGGGGTATGTTTTTCCCTTTAGATTTAACACATCAATTACGGCACCCATCCCAGCTTTATGAAACATTGTTTGAAGGAGTAATACTTTTTATTATTCTGTGGAGCGTGCGAAAGAAAATACGGATTCCGGGCGGCCTTTTTTCTTTATACCTTATTGGGTATGGTGTAATAAGATTTTTCCTAGAGTTTTTTCGCCAACCCGATCAGCAATTGGGGTTTGTCGTTGGGTATTTAACCATGGGGCAGATTTTATGTTTGATTATGGCTATAGGAGGGTTAATATTGCTAATCAAACAACATAAATTTGATTTAGATAGGAGGCCATAA